Proteins from a genomic interval of Streptomyces sp. NBC_01445:
- the uvrB gene encoding excinuclease ABC subunit UvrB gives MRPVSKIERTVAPFEVVSPYQPSGDQPAAIADLERRITAGEKDVVLLGATGTGKSATTAWMIEKLQRPTLVMAPNKTLAAQLANEFRELLPNNAVEYFVSYYDYYQPEAYVPQSDTYIEKDSSINEEVERLRHSATNSLLTRRDVVVVASVSCIYGLGTPQEYVDRMVSLKVGDEIDRDDLLRRFVDIQYTRNDVAFSRGTFRVRGDTIEIFPVYEELAVRIEMFGDEIESLSTLHPLTGEVISDDESLYVFPATHYVAGPERLERAANDIEKELGERLAELEKQGKMLEAQRLRMRTTYDLEMLRQIGSCSGVENYSMHFDGRSPGSPPNTLLDYFPDDFLLVIDESHVTVPQIGAMYEGDASRKRTLVDHGFRLPSALDNRPLKWEEFQERIGQTVYLSATPGKYELARGDGFVEQIIRPTGLIDPEVVVKPTEGQIDDLVHEIRKRTEKDERVLVTTLTKKMAEDLTEYFLELGIQVRYLHSDVDTLRRVELLRELRAGEYDVLVGINLLREGLDLPEVSLVAILDADKEGFLRSGTSLIQTIGRAARNVSGQVHMYADKITPAMEKAIDETNRRREKQIAYNTEKGIDPQPLRKKINDIVASIAREDVDTEELLGSGYRKGAKDGKGAKAPVPALAKAGAKKTGGKAAKGKTAQTVPTDRPAAELAGQIEEMTDRMRAAAADLQFEIAARLRDEVSEMKKELRQMKEAGLA, from the coding sequence ATGCGGCCCGTATCCAAGATCGAACGCACGGTGGCGCCTTTCGAGGTCGTCAGTCCCTACCAGCCAAGCGGCGACCAGCCGGCAGCCATCGCCGACCTGGAGCGGCGCATCACCGCAGGTGAGAAGGATGTCGTCCTCCTCGGTGCGACCGGAACAGGTAAGTCCGCCACCACCGCGTGGATGATCGAGAAGCTCCAGCGCCCCACCCTCGTGATGGCGCCGAACAAGACGCTGGCCGCCCAGCTGGCCAACGAGTTCCGCGAGCTGCTGCCGAACAATGCGGTCGAGTACTTCGTCTCGTACTACGACTACTACCAGCCCGAGGCGTACGTCCCGCAGTCGGACACCTACATCGAGAAGGACTCCTCGATCAACGAGGAGGTGGAGCGCCTGCGCCACTCCGCGACGAACTCGCTGCTCACCCGGCGTGACGTCGTCGTGGTCGCCTCCGTCTCGTGCATCTACGGCCTGGGCACGCCGCAGGAGTACGTCGACCGCATGGTGTCGCTCAAGGTCGGCGACGAGATCGACCGGGACGATCTGCTGCGCCGCTTCGTCGACATCCAGTACACGCGCAACGACGTGGCCTTCAGCCGCGGCACGTTCCGCGTCCGCGGCGACACCATCGAGATCTTCCCGGTCTACGAGGAGCTCGCCGTCCGCATCGAGATGTTCGGCGACGAGATCGAGTCGCTCTCCACCCTCCACCCCCTCACCGGCGAGGTCATCAGCGACGACGAGTCGCTGTACGTCTTCCCGGCCACGCACTACGTGGCGGGCCCCGAGCGCCTGGAGCGCGCGGCCAACGACATCGAGAAGGAGCTCGGGGAGCGCCTCGCGGAGCTGGAGAAGCAGGGCAAGATGCTCGAGGCCCAGCGGCTGCGCATGCGCACCACGTACGACCTCGAGATGCTCCGTCAGATCGGCTCCTGCTCCGGCGTGGAGAACTACTCGATGCACTTCGACGGCCGCTCGCCCGGCTCCCCGCCGAACACACTGCTCGACTACTTCCCGGACGACTTCCTCCTCGTCATCGACGAGTCGCATGTCACCGTGCCGCAGATCGGCGCCATGTACGAGGGCGACGCCTCCCGCAAGCGCACCCTCGTCGACCACGGCTTCCGGCTCCCGTCCGCCCTGGACAACCGCCCCCTGAAGTGGGAGGAGTTCCAGGAGCGCATCGGCCAGACCGTCTATCTGTCGGCCACCCCGGGCAAGTACGAGCTCGCGCGCGGCGACGGCTTCGTGGAGCAGATCATCCGCCCCACGGGTCTCATCGACCCCGAGGTCGTGGTCAAGCCCACCGAGGGCCAGATCGACGACCTGGTGCACGAGATCCGCAAGCGCACCGAGAAGGACGAGCGCGTCCTCGTCACCACGCTCACCAAGAAGATGGCCGAGGACCTCACCGAGTACTTCCTGGAGCTGGGCATCCAGGTGCGCTACCTGCACAGCGACGTCGACACACTGCGCCGCGTCGAGCTGCTGCGTGAACTGCGCGCGGGCGAGTACGACGTCCTCGTCGGCATCAACCTGCTCCGTGAGGGCCTCGACCTGCCCGAGGTGTCCCTGGTGGCGATCCTCGACGCCGACAAGGAGGGCTTCCTGCGCTCCGGCACCTCCCTGATCCAGACCATCGGCCGCGCCGCGCGCAACGTGTCCGGCCAGGTCCATATGTACGCGGACAAGATCACCCCGGCGATGGAGAAGGCCATCGACGAGACCAACCGCCGCCGGGAGAAGCAGATCGCGTACAACACGGAGAAGGGGATCGACCCCCAGCCCCTCCGTAAGAAGATCAACGACATCGTCGCGTCCATCGCGCGCGAGGACGTCGACACCGAGGAACTCCTCGGCTCCGGCTACCGCAAGGGCGCGAAGGACGGCAAGGGTGCCAAGGCGCCCGTGCCCGCGCTCGCCAAGGCCGGCGCCAAGAAGACCGGTGGCAAGGCCGCCAAGGGCAAGACGGCGCAGACGGTGCCCACCGACCGGCCCGCGGCCGAACTCGCCGGGCAGATCGAGGAGATGACCG